The following are encoded in a window of Gemmatimonadota bacterium genomic DNA:
- a CDS encoding acetamidase/formamidase family protein yields MKNSRSGGSFGAEAWSRTTAAALLLAVSVTSASWQVAAAQTPTVHQLPATPTTVAYGYYWAEAKPAIRVKSGDIVEVETMLTNSPVGLERMGVKPEDVSQHLRDIVAQDTGSLKGPGGHILTGPIYVEGADSGDVLEVRMLSIGLPVAYGYNGCSGFLKELCEPRATRLIMMDRQKMTAEIAPGIVVPLRPFFGSIGVAPAAALGRVSSNPPGPHAGNMDNKELVAGTTLYVPVFVKGALLELGDGHAAQGDGEVDQTAIETNLTGRIQVTVRKDLKLDWPRIETTTHWIVMGTDKDLTVATQVAVKQMVKFLMEAKGITQTQAYQAASMAADLHITQLVDGNVGVHMMIAKSVLGSTK; encoded by the coding sequence GTGAAGAACTCTCGTAGCGGCGGCTCATTCGGCGCCGAAGCGTGGTCGCGCACGACGGCCGCCGCGCTCCTGCTCGCGGTGAGCGTGACATCGGCGTCGTGGCAGGTTGCTGCGGCGCAGACGCCAACGGTGCATCAGCTTCCCGCCACGCCCACGACGGTCGCGTACGGCTACTACTGGGCTGAGGCCAAACCTGCCATTCGCGTGAAGTCGGGCGACATTGTTGAAGTTGAGACGATGCTCACCAACTCGCCCGTGGGGTTGGAGCGGATGGGGGTGAAGCCAGAAGATGTGTCGCAACACCTCCGCGATATTGTGGCGCAGGACACCGGATCGCTCAAAGGCCCTGGTGGGCACATTCTCACCGGCCCCATCTATGTAGAGGGTGCGGACTCCGGCGACGTGCTGGAAGTGCGCATGCTCTCGATTGGGTTGCCGGTGGCATACGGCTACAACGGCTGCAGCGGCTTTCTAAAAGAACTGTGTGAGCCGCGCGCCACGCGGCTCATCATGATGGACCGTCAGAAGATGACCGCTGAGATCGCGCCAGGGATTGTGGTTCCGCTGCGACCGTTCTTTGGATCGATTGGTGTGGCGCCGGCGGCCGCGCTCGGGCGCGTGAGCAGCAATCCGCCCGGGCCGCACGCAGGCAACATGGACAACAAGGAACTCGTCGCCGGCACCACGCTGTACGTGCCGGTATTTGTGAAGGGCGCACTGCTTGAGCTCGGCGACGGCCACGCCGCGCAGGGTGATGGCGAGGTAGACCAAACCGCCATCGAAACAAATCTCACCGGCCGCATTCAGGTGACGGTGCGCAAAGACCTCAAGCTCGACTGGCCGCGCATTGAGACCACCACGCATTGGATTGTGATGGGCACGGATAAAGATCTCACTGTGGCCACGCAAGTTGCCGTGAAGCAGATGGTGAAGTTTCTGATGGAAGCGAAAGGCATTACGCAGACGCAGGCCTATCAGGCGGCGTCGATGGCGGCGGATCTGCACATCACGCAGCTCGTGGACGGAAACGTGGGTGTGCACATGATGATTGCCAAGTCGGTACTCGGCAGCACCAAGTAG
- a CDS encoding M1 family metallopeptidase has translation MNLSTRFLLAVALLPAVSVAQAPPRAVRRDVPITNTIRRALAAGTRDSTGRPGRNYWQLRTDYTIRARLDPATSRISGRESITLQNNSPDSLRSIVLRLDMNMFLFNVPRAAPWVPAELTDGFAISRMSVDGEPVNLNAPAGRGGRGAAAPAATQNSASGLNSTRATINLLKAIPAHGKATLDIEWSHKVPGGPGQSHRMTQRWADTLYQPTQWYPRVAVYDDLRGWDPELYLGPSEFYNNFGRFDVSIDVPAGWIVSGTGILQNPNEVLTATARERLSHVLESDDVRTIVGPDEIGPGKATAAGDRLTWHFVADTVNDFAWATAKKFVWKATRATIPTKRAVPVHLLFLPGDSALYTNAGPIARHALEFYSKQWFPYQFPQLTLQDGPSSGMEYPMVINSNQGAADHETGHEWWPMTVSNNETWYGWMDEGFNQYMNILSNADRAARPANLDGVGQGYGRTSGDEAESPMMWNANYGGQQYYSFTTYSKTPMMLSMLGGVVGDSAVQRAHAEWGKAWMFKHPSPWDYVFFMSNALKNHAAELGWFWNSWLFTTDAVEGSIETVKTSGATTTVTVRHAGQMPAPVVLKVQFAPTGAAIKPMKNATMLDDHTALVTWPVDVWFGGNRSYNAVLDFGGRAIEKITLDPFCRFPDKDASDNVWPRAQGAAPEAAAGGRGGRGSAVCGV, from the coding sequence ATGAACCTCTCGACGCGATTCTTGCTGGCCGTGGCGCTGCTCCCCGCCGTCAGCGTGGCGCAGGCGCCACCGCGAGCCGTACGCCGCGATGTGCCGATCACCAACACCATTCGCCGCGCCTTGGCGGCTGGTACGCGCGATTCCACCGGACGCCCGGGGCGCAACTACTGGCAGCTCCGCACCGACTACACCATCCGCGCGCGTCTCGACCCCGCCACGTCACGCATCAGCGGCCGCGAGTCCATCACGCTGCAGAACAACAGCCCGGACTCGCTGCGTAGCATTGTCCTCCGGCTCGACATGAACATGTTCTTGTTCAACGTGCCGCGCGCCGCACCCTGGGTGCCAGCGGAACTCACCGACGGTTTCGCGATTTCGCGCATGAGCGTGGATGGCGAACCGGTGAACCTCAACGCACCGGCAGGCCGCGGTGGACGTGGGGCCGCAGCGCCTGCAGCCACGCAGAACAGCGCGAGCGGACTCAACAGCACGCGCGCCACGATCAATCTGCTCAAGGCGATTCCCGCCCACGGCAAAGCGACGCTCGATATTGAGTGGAGTCACAAAGTGCCGGGCGGTCCGGGACAGTCGCACCGCATGACGCAGCGCTGGGCCGACACGCTCTATCAGCCCACGCAATGGTATCCGCGTGTTGCTGTGTACGACGATCTCCGTGGTTGGGACCCAGAGCTTTATCTCGGGCCGTCGGAGTTCTACAACAACTTCGGCCGCTTCGACGTGTCGATTGACGTCCCCGCCGGTTGGATTGTGAGCGGCACCGGCATTTTGCAAAATCCCAACGAAGTGCTCACCGCCACCGCGCGCGAGCGGCTCTCACACGTGCTCGAGTCCGACGACGTGCGCACGATTGTCGGCCCTGACGAAATAGGCCCGGGTAAAGCCACCGCCGCCGGCGATCGACTCACCTGGCACTTCGTGGCCGACACGGTCAACGACTTTGCGTGGGCCACCGCCAAAAAGTTTGTCTGGAAAGCCACGCGCGCCACCATTCCTACCAAGCGCGCGGTGCCCGTGCATCTGCTCTTCCTGCCCGGTGACTCCGCGCTCTACACCAACGCGGGCCCCATTGCGCGTCACGCGCTGGAGTTCTACTCCAAGCAGTGGTTCCCGTACCAGTTCCCGCAGCTCACGCTGCAGGATGGGCCGAGCTCTGGCATGGAGTACCCGATGGTGATCAACTCCAATCAGGGCGCTGCCGATCACGAAACGGGCCACGAGTGGTGGCCAATGACGGTGAGCAACAACGAAACGTGGTACGGTTGGATGGACGAAGGATTCAATCAGTACATGAACATCCTCTCCAACGCCGACCGCGCCGCGCGTCCCGCCAATCTGGATGGCGTGGGGCAGGGCTATGGCCGGACGAGCGGTGACGAAGCCGAGTCGCCGATGATGTGGAACGCCAACTACGGTGGCCAGCAGTACTACAGCTTCACCACGTATAGCAAAACGCCGATGATGCTCTCGATGCTCGGTGGCGTTGTCGGCGACAGCGCCGTACAGCGTGCGCACGCCGAGTGGGGCAAGGCGTGGATGTTCAAACATCCGTCGCCGTGGGACTACGTGTTCTTTATGAGCAACGCGCTCAAGAACCACGCGGCGGAACTCGGCTGGTTCTGGAACAGCTGGTTGTTTACCACGGACGCGGTGGAAGGGAGCATTGAGACGGTGAAGACGAGCGGCGCGACCACCACGGTCACCGTTCGTCACGCTGGGCAGATGCCCGCGCCGGTGGTGCTCAAGGTGCAGTTCGCTCCGACGGGCGCTGCCATCAAGCCCATGAAGAACGCCACGATGCTCGACGATCACACGGCGCTGGTGACCTGGCCGGTGGATGTGTGGTTCGGTGGCAACCGCAGTTACAACGCGGTGCTCGACTTTGGCGGCCGCGCCATTGAAAAGATTACGCTCGACCCCTTCTGCCGTTTTCCCGACAAGGACGCGTCGGACAACGTCTGGCCTCGCGCCCAAGGCGCGGCGCCGGAAGCCGCAGCAGGTGGTCGCGGCGGCCGCGGCAGTGCGGTGTGCGGTGTATAA
- a CDS encoding serine hydrolase — protein MIWNIRASVQRVLLSALLAPLALGAQQPAAKAPSAAAPVFAKDRLARIDAVLDNYVTERRVGGVVALVLHDGKVEYEHAVGWSDREATRKMTADGIFRIASQTKAITSVAALILMEEGKLTLEDPVSNWIPTFAKTTVAVRTDTGRAIVPAKRAITIKDLLTHTSGVSYGTDALVAPLYEAKGLGPAAGFGWYTADKNEPICESMERLGTLPFVSQPGAAWVYGYNTDILGCVVERASGKPLDEFIRERITGPLGMTDTHFYLPPAKRDRLAVVYGSDNTGHAVRAPEGPRGQGDYVDGPRRSFAGGAGLLSTAHDYARFLEMIRRRGTLDGKRILAPHTVGLMTTNQVGTLAGDGMGWGLGFQITERYGASGSASVGTFGWGGAYGSNYKVDPAEGLVIVLMVNQLPNTSGIATKFSNLVYQALVGGAR, from the coding sequence ATGATCTGGAACATCCGTGCGTCGGTGCAACGCGTGCTGTTGTCCGCGCTCTTGGCCCCGCTCGCGCTCGGCGCACAGCAGCCTGCCGCAAAAGCACCTTCCGCTGCCGCACCTGTCTTCGCCAAGGACCGACTCGCACGCATCGACGCCGTGCTCGACAACTATGTCACCGAGCGCCGCGTCGGCGGTGTGGTGGCCCTCGTGCTTCACGACGGCAAGGTGGAATACGAGCACGCGGTGGGGTGGAGCGATCGTGAAGCCACTCGCAAAATGACGGCCGACGGCATCTTCCGCATCGCGTCGCAAACCAAAGCCATTACAAGTGTCGCCGCACTCATCTTGATGGAAGAAGGGAAGCTCACGCTCGAAGACCCGGTGAGCAACTGGATTCCAACCTTCGCGAAAACCACGGTCGCCGTGCGCACCGACACCGGCCGCGCGATTGTGCCGGCCAAGCGGGCCATCACCATCAAGGATCTGCTCACGCACACATCGGGCGTGTCGTATGGTACGGACGCTCTCGTCGCGCCGCTCTACGAAGCCAAAGGCCTCGGCCCCGCCGCAGGCTTTGGTTGGTACACAGCCGACAAAAACGAGCCGATCTGCGAATCGATGGAGCGGCTCGGCACCTTGCCCTTCGTGTCGCAGCCTGGCGCCGCGTGGGTCTATGGCTACAACACCGACATCCTCGGCTGCGTGGTAGAGCGTGCGAGTGGCAAGCCGCTCGACGAATTCATTCGCGAGCGCATCACAGGGCCGCTCGGCATGACCGACACGCATTTCTATTTGCCGCCGGCCAAGCGTGACCGACTCGCCGTGGTGTACGGCAGCGACAATACGGGGCATGCCGTGCGTGCGCCCGAAGGGCCGCGTGGGCAGGGCGACTACGTGGACGGCCCGCGCCGGAGCTTTGCCGGTGGTGCCGGACTCCTTTCAACTGCGCACGACTACGCGCGCTTCTTAGAAATGATCCGCCGTCGCGGCACGCTCGACGGTAAACGCATTCTCGCGCCGCACACCGTGGGGCTGATGACCACCAATCAGGTGGGCACCCTCGCCGGCGACGGCATGGGGTGGGGGCTCGGTTTTCAGATCACAGAGCGCTACGGCGCCTCGGGCTCCGCGTCGGTCGGCACCTTTGGCTGGGGCGGCGCCTACGGCTCCAACTACAAGGTGGACCCCGCTGAGGGGCTGGTGATCGTGCTGATGGTGAACCAGCTGCCGAACACTTCGGGAATCGCCACCAAGTTCTCGAATCTGGTCTATCAAGCACTCGTCGGAGGGGCGCGCTGA
- a CDS encoding gluconate 2-dehydrogenase subunit 3 family protein, with protein sequence MTTRRDLLKAAAVAPLVFTPIAPADAMRAAEHAMRALDDQAAGSAYTPQWFHADEWKQVRVLVDLIIPKDARSGSATDAGVPEFMDFICKDYAPSYNWMREGLRWIDGFAFNTYHKNFVKCTPAERRALLDQIAWPRKATKELAEGVAHFNRLRDFTASGFYSSKMGVDDLQYIGNQAIPEWPGCPKPALDKLGVTYDVMKSRVPVQGE encoded by the coding sequence GTGACCACGCGCCGCGATCTCCTCAAGGCGGCCGCAGTCGCGCCGCTGGTGTTCACTCCCATTGCGCCCGCCGACGCCATGCGCGCCGCCGAACACGCCATGCGCGCGCTCGACGACCAAGCCGCCGGTTCCGCGTACACGCCGCAATGGTTCCACGCCGACGAATGGAAGCAAGTGCGCGTGCTCGTCGACTTGATCATCCCCAAGGACGCCCGCTCGGGGAGCGCCACCGATGCCGGCGTCCCAGAGTTCATGGACTTCATCTGCAAGGACTACGCGCCGTCGTACAACTGGATGCGCGAAGGACTGCGGTGGATCGACGGCTTTGCCTTCAACACGTATCACAAGAACTTTGTTAAATGCACGCCAGCTGAACGGCGCGCTCTTCTCGATCAGATTGCATGGCCGCGCAAGGCCACCAAGGAACTCGCCGAAGGGGTGGCGCACTTCAATCGCCTGCGCGACTTCACGGCGAGTGGATTCTACTCCAGTAAAATGGGTGTGGACGATTTGCAGTACATCGGTAATCAGGCGATTCCCGAATGGCCGGGGTGTCCCAAGCCAGCGCTCGACAAACTGGGTGTCACCTACGATGTGATGAAGTCGCGCGTGCCCGTGCAGGGCGAGTAG
- a CDS encoding GMC family oxidoreductase: protein MQTAPKRLMYDVAIIGSGAGGGMAAHVLTKAGANVVLLEAGGPWDNTKDSKMLTWPWQTPRRGGSTKERPFGEFDACIGGWELDGEPYTKAEGTKFDWWRARMVGGRTNHWGRISLRFGPDDFRHKSVDGLGDDWPISYDEIAPWYDKVDKYVGVFGSNEGLRNHPDGHFLPAPKARCRELLVKKASDKLNVTCIPSRLSILTKPVNGRMACHYCGQCNRGCAVNANFTSTNVLIAPALKTGRLTLLTNAMAREITTDDQGQATGVSYVDKHTGEDRHVNAKIVVLAASACESARLLLNSKSAKHPNGLANSSGVVGKYITDTVGAGVGGFIPKMMDSPSHNCDGVGGMHVYMPWWLDNKKLDFPRGYHIEVWGGRSVPGAGFMGGIHRYPNGGGYGADLKADYRHYYGATVGFDGRGEMIPNEKSFCEIDPSKKDRYGIPVLKFHWEWTDYELNQAKHMQETFRALIAEMGGEVFSPMPGKDRGYGIGNGGSIIHEVGGVRMGNDPKTSALNANCQAWECKNLFVTDGAPFVTQADKNPTWTILALSWKTSDFIAKAVKERSL, encoded by the coding sequence ATGCAAACTGCCCCTAAACGCCTCATGTATGATGTGGCCATCATCGGCTCGGGAGCCGGTGGCGGCATGGCCGCGCACGTCCTCACCAAAGCCGGCGCCAATGTGGTGCTCCTCGAAGCCGGCGGACCGTGGGACAACACCAAAGATTCCAAAATGCTCACCTGGCCCTGGCAAACGCCGCGGCGTGGCGGCTCCACCAAGGAGCGCCCCTTCGGTGAGTTCGACGCCTGCATTGGCGGCTGGGAACTCGACGGAGAACCGTACACCAAAGCTGAGGGCACCAAGTTCGATTGGTGGCGCGCGCGAATGGTGGGTGGCCGCACCAATCACTGGGGGCGTATTTCGCTCCGCTTTGGCCCCGACGACTTCCGCCACAAGAGCGTGGATGGATTAGGCGACGACTGGCCCATCTCGTACGACGAGATTGCGCCCTGGTACGACAAAGTCGACAAGTACGTTGGCGTGTTCGGTTCCAACGAAGGGCTGCGCAATCATCCCGACGGACATTTTCTGCCGGCGCCCAAGGCGCGGTGTCGCGAACTGCTGGTAAAGAAGGCGTCGGATAAACTCAACGTCACCTGCATTCCCTCGCGCCTGTCCATTCTCACCAAGCCAGTGAATGGACGCATGGCCTGCCACTACTGCGGCCAGTGCAATCGTGGCTGCGCGGTGAATGCGAACTTCACGTCGACCAACGTGTTGATTGCGCCTGCGCTCAAAACGGGGCGCCTGACGTTGCTCACCAACGCGATGGCGCGCGAAATCACGACGGATGACCAAGGGCAGGCCACCGGTGTCAGCTACGTCGACAAGCACACAGGTGAAGACCGGCACGTCAACGCCAAAATCGTGGTGCTCGCAGCAAGTGCCTGCGAGTCGGCGCGGTTGTTGCTCAACTCCAAGTCGGCCAAGCATCCCAACGGACTCGCCAATAGCAGCGGTGTGGTGGGCAAATACATCACCGACACCGTGGGCGCTGGCGTGGGAGGCTTCATTCCGAAGATGATGGATTCCCCCTCGCACAACTGCGACGGCGTGGGCGGTATGCACGTGTATATGCCTTGGTGGCTCGACAATAAAAAACTCGACTTCCCACGCGGCTATCACATTGAAGTGTGGGGCGGGCGCAGCGTGCCGGGCGCTGGGTTCATGGGTGGCATTCATCGTTATCCCAACGGCGGTGGCTACGGCGCCGACCTCAAGGCCGACTATCGCCACTACTATGGTGCGACCGTCGGCTTTGATGGCCGTGGCGAGATGATCCCCAACGAGAAATCGTTCTGCGAAATCGATCCGAGCAAAAAGGATCGCTATGGCATTCCGGTGCTCAAATTCCACTGGGAGTGGACGGATTACGAGCTGAACCAAGCCAAGCACATGCAGGAAACTTTCCGTGCGCTCATTGCCGAAATGGGCGGCGAAGTGTTTTCGCCGATGCCTGGCAAGGATCGCGGCTACGGCATTGGCAATGGCGGCTCGATCATTCACGAGGTGGGTGGTGTGCGCATGGGCAACGATCCCAAAACGTCGGCGCTCAATGCGAATTGTCAGGCGTGGGAATGCAAGAATTTGTTTGTGACGGACGGCGCGCCCTTTGTTACGCAGGCTGATAAGAACCCCACGTGGACCATTCTTGCGCTGTCCTGGAAAACGTCGGACTTCATTGCCAAAGCGGTGAAGGAGCGTAGCCTGTGA
- a CDS encoding sugar phosphate isomerase/epimerase, whose product MTTRRRFLESVSAAAALAALPRALHALPGAPLIRERLDRFGVQLYTVRTEMQKSVENTLAAVAEAGYREVEFAGYFSREPAALRAQLDALKLTAPSAHVSLDALERDWPGQAAAAKALGHRWLIVASVDTSKLPSTAEWKALAGRFAAVGKRAVGDGLRFGYHNHNVELKPLADGARPLDILLGETDPSLVDFEMDLYWAISAGVEPLDYFAKYPGRFRCVHVKDGSPRPEFAMRDVGSGIIDWPRILAKHKQAGIEHYFVEHDQPKDALASIQASAKYLKQLSF is encoded by the coding sequence ATGACAACCCGCCGCCGTTTTCTCGAATCGGTGTCCGCCGCCGCGGCTCTGGCCGCGCTCCCTCGCGCCCTGCACGCCCTGCCGGGTGCACCGCTCATACGCGAACGCCTCGACCGTTTTGGCGTGCAGCTTTATACGGTGCGCACCGAGATGCAGAAGAGTGTCGAAAATACCCTCGCGGCGGTGGCCGAGGCGGGGTACCGCGAAGTGGAGTTCGCGGGCTATTTCTCCCGAGAACCGGCCGCATTGCGCGCCCAGCTCGACGCCCTCAAACTCACGGCGCCGAGCGCCCACGTGAGCCTCGATGCCCTCGAGCGCGACTGGCCAGGGCAGGCCGCCGCGGCCAAGGCGCTGGGGCACCGCTGGCTGATTGTGGCCTCGGTCGATACCAGCAAACTTCCCTCAACCGCCGAGTGGAAAGCGCTCGCTGGCCGTTTTGCGGCCGTAGGGAAGCGCGCCGTGGGCGACGGGCTCCGGTTTGGCTACCACAATCACAATGTGGAGCTCAAGCCCCTCGCTGATGGCGCCCGCCCGCTCGACATCCTCCTAGGCGAAACCGACCCGTCATTGGTCGATTTTGAGATGGATCTGTACTGGGCCATCTCGGCGGGGGTGGAGCCGCTCGACTACTTCGCCAAGTACCCCGGGCGCTTCCGCTGCGTGCACGTAAAGGACGGCAGCCCACGTCCTGAGTTTGCTATGCGCGACGTCGGGTCGGGCATTATCGACTGGCCCCGGATCCTTGCCAAACACAAACAGGCCGGCATCGAGCACTACTTTGTGGAGCACGATCAGCCCAAGGACGCGCTGGCCAGCATTCAGGCGAGCGCGAAGTATCTCAAACAGCTGTCTTTCTAG
- a CDS encoding SDR family oxidoreductase: MSVFLGKIVCITGAASGIGRGIAESVAKQGATVIATDRDGAGAELVAAAIRERGGKASASALDVTDAAAMQAMVDGVIAEHGRIDYFFNNAGIGFRGEVRDATLAQWKQVLDVNLMGVIYGIHAVYPYMVQQRSGHIVNTASLSGLIVSPALAPYSASKHAVVGLSRALRVEGAELGVKVTALCPGFLDTNIYASAIRAGQTTDTVRNPVPMAIHPLDAGVAEMLLGVERNEELVVLPRAGRIAYFLSRFAPGRLAKIGLKQMRRFRRYRVEPKA; the protein is encoded by the coding sequence GTGTCTGTTTTTTTAGGCAAAATTGTGTGCATCACCGGCGCCGCTTCTGGCATCGGACGCGGCATCGCCGAATCGGTGGCAAAGCAGGGCGCCACCGTCATCGCCACGGACCGTGACGGTGCAGGCGCCGAGCTGGTTGCCGCAGCAATTCGTGAACGGGGCGGCAAGGCCTCGGCGTCGGCTCTCGATGTGACGGATGCCGCCGCCATGCAGGCCATGGTGGATGGCGTGATCGCCGAGCACGGACGCATTGACTACTTCTTCAACAATGCCGGCATTGGTTTTCGCGGCGAAGTGCGCGACGCCACGCTCGCGCAGTGGAAGCAGGTGCTCGACGTCAACCTGATGGGCGTCATCTACGGCATTCATGCCGTGTATCCATATATGGTGCAGCAGCGGAGCGGGCATATCGTGAATACGGCCTCGCTCTCGGGGCTTATCGTGTCGCCAGCACTCGCACCCTATTCGGCGAGTAAGCACGCCGTGGTGGGGCTCTCGCGCGCGCTGCGAGTGGAGGGCGCCGAGTTGGGGGTCAAGGTGACGGCGCTCTGCCCAGGCTTTCTCGACACCAATATCTATGCGTCCGCCATCCGGGCTGGCCAGACGACCGATACCGTGCGGAACCCCGTGCCGATGGCCATTCATCCCCTCGACGCTGGGGTGGCCGAAATGCTCCTCGGCGTGGAACGGAACGAGGAGCTGGTGGTGCTCCCGCGTGCCGGGCGCATTGCGTACTTCTTGAGCCGCTTCGCGCCGGGTCGCCTCGCGAAAATCGGCCTCAAGCAGATGCGCCGGTTCCGACGCTATCGGGTGGAGCCAAAGGCATAA
- a CDS encoding CopD family protein, with amino-acid sequence MSYLWFKAAHLLAVITWMSGSSYIFRLFGFHVERRASADASALLVVMERRLLRIVMLPGALATVGLGLTMLTVHPELMHERWMQLKLGSVAVMLLYDGYAHWVATRFARGDYVLTAPQCRWLHSVPTTLLLVIVAMVIVRPF; translated from the coding sequence ATGTCGTATCTCTGGTTCAAAGCCGCGCACCTGCTCGCCGTCATCACCTGGATGTCGGGGAGCTCGTACATCTTCCGGCTCTTCGGCTTTCACGTGGAGCGACGTGCCTCCGCCGATGCGTCGGCGCTGCTCGTGGTGATGGAGCGCCGGTTGCTGCGGATTGTGATGCTGCCCGGCGCGCTCGCCACAGTAGGGCTTGGGCTCACGATGCTGACGGTGCATCCCGAGCTGATGCACGAGCGTTGGATGCAGCTCAAGCTCGGTTCCGTGGCGGTGATGCTGTTGTACGACGGTTACGCGCATTGGGTGGCTACGCGCTTCGCGCGTGGCGACTACGTGCTCACGGCGCCGCAATGTCGCTGGCTGCATTCCGTGCCAACGACATTGCTGCTCGTGATCGTCGCCATGGTGATCGTGCGTCCCTTCTGA
- a CDS encoding serine hydrolase, translating to MRPLCTLLAIVALSATPALHAQAPTAPPNFDAYVASVLKAFRVPGVAVAIVKDGKVIVAQGFGVRKLGEPAKVNAETRFGIASNTKAFTATALAILVERGKVEWDAPVTRYLPDFAMYDPFVTREITVRDLLVHRSGLGLGAGDLLWWPASTYSRKEISQRLRYIKPATSFRSAYAYDNVLYLVAGELIEKVSGMTWEAFVAKELLTPLGMTHSTVRHADAAAGGNVATTHADVNGKVVAVPPMVSDNTNPAGGINSGATDIARWMITQLDSGRTPDGKRLWSPASARELWTGVTPTPIGSAPPGMEPLRANFGLYALGFGTRDYRGYKMLSHTGGLPGYVSQILMIPDKRLGVAVFTNQESSAAFQSITHRVLDYYLGAPTVDWLGGYKKLEASEMAELAKATTTQTTRDTTVRPTLPLARYATTYTDVWYGDVSVTQEGARLAIRFSHSPELSGTLEHQKGDAFIARWNDRSLRADAFVQFVVQDGKVTEMKMTPTPGVDFSFDFQDLVLRPAAKP from the coding sequence ATGCGCCCACTCTGCACTCTCCTCGCGATTGTCGCTCTCTCCGCGACTCCGGCACTCCACGCCCAAGCCCCCACAGCGCCGCCCAACTTCGACGCGTACGTCGCCTCCGTCCTCAAGGCATTCCGCGTGCCTGGGGTTGCTGTTGCCATTGTGAAGGACGGCAAGGTCATTGTCGCGCAGGGCTTTGGCGTCCGTAAACTCGGTGAGCCAGCCAAGGTCAACGCTGAAACGCGATTTGGCATCGCATCCAACACCAAGGCCTTCACCGCCACGGCGCTCGCTATTCTCGTGGAACGCGGCAAAGTGGAATGGGATGCGCCCGTCACGCGCTATCTCCCCGACTTCGCGATGTACGATCCCTTTGTCACCCGCGAAATCACCGTGCGCGATCTGCTCGTGCATCGCAGCGGCCTCGGCCTCGGCGCTGGCGATCTGCTCTGGTGGCCCGCATCAACGTACTCGCGCAAGGAAATCTCGCAGCGCCTGCGCTACATCAAACCCGCCACCTCATTCCGCAGTGCGTATGCGTACGACAATGTGCTCTATCTCGTGGCGGGTGAACTTATCGAGAAGGTGAGCGGCATGACGTGGGAAGCGTTTGTGGCCAAGGAACTCCTCACGCCGCTCGGCATGACGCACAGCACCGTGCGCCACGCCGATGCCGCCGCTGGTGGTAATGTCGCCACGACGCACGCCGATGTGAACGGCAAAGTGGTCGCCGTACCGCCCATGGTGAGCGACAACACAAACCCCGCCGGCGGCATCAACAGCGGCGCCACCGACATCGCCCGCTGGATGATCACGCAGCTCGACTCCGGCCGCACGCCCGATGGCAAACGACTCTGGTCACCGGCTTCCGCGCGCGAACTCTGGACCGGCGTGACCCCCACGCCCATCGGCAGCGCACCGCCGGGCATGGAGCCGCTCCGCGCCAACTTCGGCCTCTACGCGCTTGGCTTTGGCACGCGCGATTACCGCGGCTACAAAATGCTCAGTCACACCGGAGGACTGCCGGGGTACGTCAGTCAAATCTTGATGATCCCCGACAAACGCCTCGGGGTGGCGGTATTCACCAATCAGGAATCGAGCGCTGCGTTCCAGTCGATTACACACCGCGTACTCGATTACTACCTTGGTGCGCCGACCGTGGATTGGTTGGGCGGTTACAAAAAGCTGGAAGCGAGCGAGATGGCCGAGCTCGCAAAAGCCACCACAACGCAGACCACGCGCGACACGACCGTGCGCCCAACGCTTCCGCTCGCGCGCTACGCCACCACCTACACCGACGTCTGGTACGGCGACGTGTCGGTCACGCAGGAAGGCGCGCGCCTTGCCATCCGCTTCAGCCATTCCCCTGAGTTGTCCGGCACGCTGGAGCACCAAAAGGGCGACGCCTTTATTGCACGCTGGAACGATCGTTCGCTTCGCGCCGATGCCTTTGTGCAGTTTGTGGTGCAGGATGGCAAAGTCACGGAAATGAAAATGACCCCCACGCCAGGGGTCGACTTCAGCTTTGACTTTCAAGATCTGGTGCTGCGCCCCGCCGCCAAGCCGTAA
- a CDS encoding VOC family protein — translation MSGVSSIGQIAVVCHDVPRATAFYRDAVGLPFLFETTGLAFFRCGETRLMLSTTEQAELAPPGSVLYFKTSDLDASTSALVAQGATVEREPHLVARMPDHELWMSFWRDTEGNLMAFMQEKPLG, via the coding sequence ATGTCCGGGGTGTCGAGTATTGGTCAGATTGCCGTGGTGTGCCACGATGTGCCGCGCGCCACGGCGTTTTATCGCGACGCCGTCGGGCTGCCTTTCTTGTTCGAGACCACCGGCCTCGCCTTTTTCCGCTGCGGCGAGACCCGCCTCATGCTCTCAACCACCGAGCAGGCGGAGCTCGCGCCGCCCGGTTCTGTACTGTACTTCAAGACATCCGATCTCGACGCCTCCACCTCGGCGCTCGTCGCACAGGGAGCGACGGTGGAACGCGAGCCGCATCTCGTGGCGCGGATGCCCGACCACGAGCTCTGGATGAGTTTCTGGCGCGATACCGAAGGCAACCTGATGGCGTTTATGCAGGAAAAGCCGTTGGGGTAG